In Ilumatobacter fluminis, the following proteins share a genomic window:
- a CDS encoding rod shape-determining protein — MARDLAIDLGTANTLVYMKGRGIVLNEPSVIALNRQTGEVLATGREAWQMIGRTPGYIVAVRPLRGGAITDFEITERMIRLLLQRVGVSRFTRPKVVICVPSAITEVERRAVTDAARRAGAADANLIEQPMAAAIGADLPIDEPVGNMVIDIGGGTSETAVISLGGIVALEAVRVGSFDIDAAIQNYIRREHGIAVGERTAEEIKMAIGSADPTPQESQAEVRGRDLMTGLPKTVILTPEEIRYAIEDVVSSIVASVVRCLSKAPPELSQDFLVRGMYLVGGGGLLRGLAARIERETEVPVRMSNVPLEAVVLGAGHVIEHYDALKGMFMGARR, encoded by the coding sequence ATGGCACGTGACCTCGCGATCGACCTGGGAACCGCCAACACCCTGGTGTACATGAAAGGTCGCGGCATCGTCCTGAACGAGCCGTCGGTCATCGCGCTCAACCGCCAGACCGGAGAGGTCCTGGCCACCGGGCGAGAGGCCTGGCAGATGATCGGTCGGACGCCCGGCTACATCGTGGCCGTTCGGCCGCTTCGCGGTGGCGCAATCACCGACTTCGAGATCACCGAGCGGATGATCCGGTTGCTGTTGCAACGAGTTGGTGTGAGCCGCTTCACGCGCCCGAAAGTCGTCATCTGCGTGCCGTCGGCGATCACCGAGGTCGAACGCCGCGCCGTCACCGACGCCGCCCGTCGTGCCGGCGCCGCCGACGCCAACCTCATCGAGCAGCCCATGGCCGCCGCGATCGGTGCCGATCTGCCCATCGACGAACCGGTCGGCAACATGGTGATCGACATCGGTGGCGGCACGAGCGAGACCGCGGTCATCAGCCTCGGCGGCATCGTGGCGCTCGAAGCGGTTCGGGTCGGCTCGTTCGACATCGACGCCGCCATCCAGAACTACATCCGTCGCGAGCACGGCATCGCCGTCGGCGAACGCACGGCGGAAGAGATCAAGATGGCGATCGGTTCCGCCGACCCGACGCCGCAGGAGTCACAGGCCGAGGTGCGCGGACGCGACCTCATGACCGGTCTCCCGAAGACCGTCATCCTGACGCCGGAGGAGATCCGCTACGCGATCGAGGACGTCGTGTCGTCGATCGTCGCCTCGGTGGTGCGCTGCCTGTCGAAGGCGCCGCCCGAACTGTCGCAGGACTTCCTGGTTCGCGGCATGTACCTGGTCGGCGGTGGCGGCCTGCTGCGCGGCCTCGCTGCTCGCATCGAACGCGAGACCGAGGTGCCGGTGCGGATGTCGAACGTGCCCCTCGAGGCGGTCGTCCTGGGAGCCGGTCACGTGATCGAGCACTATGACGCCCTCAAAGGCATGTTCATGGGCGCCCGTCGCTGA
- a CDS encoding NAD-dependent epimerase/dehydratase family protein, producing MTTTAPARRVYLRGVRGALGWRVADRLADVPGIDLTVASGDEPVAGRFDVVVEVGIADHDVLGQRGESVTVGTEGLLGDARYVGADHLVVVSSAMVYGALANNPIPLTEEAVLRPDPTFVYARQLAGAEAEVEAWRAERTGRRVAMLRPAIPIAEEGTSSLARALTAGSGQVFGEASAPTQFVHHDDVASAVALAVERELDGVYNVAPDGSIPGDRVRALSGRRLRVPLPGRLADVVGALRWRFQRGPIPPGLRSYTRAPWIVANDKLRAEGWEPTVTNEQAYVEGTEAKWWTMITPKRRQELALAAMVGAIVAALATTGWFARRWWRRRPR from the coding sequence ATGACGACGACCGCGCCGGCGAGGCGCGTCTACCTGCGCGGCGTCCGCGGAGCACTCGGCTGGCGGGTGGCCGACCGACTCGCCGACGTCCCCGGCATCGACCTGACGGTCGCGTCCGGCGACGAGCCGGTCGCCGGACGCTTCGACGTGGTCGTCGAGGTCGGGATCGCGGACCACGACGTGCTCGGCCAGCGAGGCGAGAGCGTGACGGTCGGTACCGAAGGCCTGTTGGGCGACGCCCGGTATGTCGGCGCGGACCACCTCGTCGTCGTGTCGTCCGCCATGGTGTACGGGGCGCTCGCGAACAACCCGATTCCGCTCACCGAGGAAGCCGTGCTGCGACCCGATCCGACGTTCGTCTACGCCCGGCAGCTCGCGGGGGCGGAGGCCGAGGTCGAGGCGTGGCGGGCCGAGCGAACGGGCCGCCGTGTCGCCATGCTCCGTCCTGCGATCCCGATCGCCGAGGAGGGGACGTCCTCGCTCGCGCGGGCGCTGACGGCCGGGTCCGGTCAGGTGTTCGGCGAGGCCTCTGCGCCGACCCAGTTCGTCCATCACGACGATGTCGCGAGTGCGGTCGCGTTGGCCGTCGAACGCGAGCTCGACGGGGTGTACAACGTCGCACCCGACGGCAGCATCCCAGGCGATCGGGTCCGGGCCCTGTCCGGTCGCAGGTTGCGCGTGCCGTTGCCGGGGAGACTCGCCGACGTGGTGGGGGCGCTGCGGTGGCGGTTCCAGCGCGGCCCGATCCCACCAGGCCTTCGTTCGTACACCCGAGCGCCGTGGATCGTCGCGAACGACAAGCTGCGTGCGGAGGGCTGGGAGCCGACCGTCACGAACGAGCAGGCTTACGTCGAGGGCACCGAGGCCAAGTGGTGGACCATGATCACCCCGAAGCGTCGCCAGGAGCTGGCGCTCGCCGCCATGGTCGGGGCGATCGTCGCCGCACTCGCGACGACCGGGTGGTTCGCCCGCCGCTGGTGGCGGCGTCGCCCTCGCTGA
- a CDS encoding PQQ-dependent sugar dehydrogenase, whose translation MRRRFAALTGFALLATACGGDDDNSTAVIVTTTTSAEATTSPSSSVTVSTDPPTSAETTDVTAPTSTSPTSSETTAPPTTQAPEPDPPAAEPEVGDPDVATELVVSLDRPVDLAVRPGDGALHLVNQSGTVVRVDPETGASTTTLDVTDRITYGGEQGLLGLEFSPDGSKAYTNHNAPDGSTVITEYTVGNDGVLDPASARELLTVAQPYRNHNAGDLAFGTDGMLYVPLGDGGAGGDPERRASDPTSLLGSLLRIDPTPDGTSPYSIPADNPFAEGRRDGVDGAPEVWAWGLRNPWKVAFDPTTGALWIADVGQNQYEEVNRVMAGDLPAGYAVDFGWSGLEGTEVFNEDDLRDGTTPPVLTYEHGADGCSISGGAPYRGSAIDELEPAYVYSDYCSGIVWALDLAGGRNLRLLDGLTEVTAVRPGPDGELYVLQGDGDVLRLVAG comes from the coding sequence ATGCGACGTCGATTCGCTGCACTCACCGGATTCGCACTGCTCGCCACGGCCTGCGGTGGCGACGACGACAACTCGACCGCCGTGATCGTCACGACGACCACGTCGGCCGAGGCGACGACATCACCCTCGTCATCGGTGACGGTGTCGACCGATCCGCCGACGTCCGCCGAGACGACCGACGTCACGGCGCCGACGTCGACCTCGCCCACGAGTTCCGAGACGACGGCGCCGCCGACCACTCAGGCGCCGGAGCCCGATCCGCCGGCGGCCGAACCCGAGGTCGGCGACCCGGATGTCGCGACCGAGCTGGTCGTCTCGCTCGATCGGCCGGTCGACCTCGCCGTCCGGCCCGGCGACGGCGCGCTCCACCTCGTCAACCAATCCGGAACGGTCGTACGCGTCGACCCGGAGACCGGAGCATCGACCACGACCCTCGACGTCACCGACCGCATCACGTACGGCGGCGAACAGGGCCTGCTCGGCCTCGAGTTCTCCCCCGACGGTTCGAAGGCCTACACGAACCACAATGCGCCCGACGGGTCCACCGTCATCACCGAGTACACCGTCGGTAACGACGGTGTCCTCGATCCGGCGTCGGCCCGCGAGCTGCTGACCGTCGCTCAGCCCTACCGAAACCACAACGCCGGCGACCTCGCGTTCGGCACCGACGGCATGCTGTACGTCCCGCTCGGCGACGGCGGCGCAGGCGGCGACCCCGAACGACGCGCGAGCGATCCGACGAGCCTCCTCGGTTCGCTGCTCCGCATCGATCCCACTCCCGATGGGACGTCGCCGTACTCCATCCCCGCCGACAACCCGTTCGCCGAAGGCCGTCGCGATGGGGTCGACGGCGCTCCCGAGGTGTGGGCCTGGGGGCTCCGCAACCCCTGGAAGGTCGCGTTCGACCCGACGACCGGTGCGCTGTGGATCGCCGATGTCGGCCAGAACCAGTACGAGGAGGTCAATCGCGTGATGGCGGGCGACCTCCCTGCGGGCTATGCGGTCGACTTCGGGTGGAGCGGCCTCGAGGGCACCGAGGTGTTCAACGAGGACGACCTTCGCGACGGCACGACGCCGCCGGTGTTGACCTACGAGCACGGTGCGGACGGCTGCTCGATCTCGGGCGGTGCTCCCTATCGAGGCAGCGCGATCGACGAACTCGAACCCGCTTACGTCTACAGCGACTACTGCTCCGGCATCGTGTGGGCGCTCGATCTCGCCGGAGGGCGCAACCTTCGGCTGCTCGACGGCCTGACCGAGGTGACCGCCGTCCGACCTGGACCCGACGGCGAACTGTACGTCTTGCAGGGCGACGGCGACGTGCTGCGCCTGGTCGCCGGCTAA
- a CDS encoding class I SAM-dependent methyltransferase, whose amino-acid sequence MPPDEGDALFEAALAAGAAVHGAPWVEVGSYCGRSTIWLGAAARTAGTHLFAVDHHRGSEENQAGWEHHDTEVVDAGVGKMDTLPFFRRAIHDAGLEDAVIGVVGASPSVARHWTTPIGFLFIDGGHGDEPARLDYEGWAHLVAPGGTLAIHDVFPDPADGGRPPYEQIYLPAMASGRFDEMSVTGSLRVLRRR is encoded by the coding sequence ATGCCGCCCGACGAGGGCGACGCCCTCTTCGAAGCGGCGCTCGCTGCCGGCGCCGCCGTGCACGGTGCTCCGTGGGTCGAGGTGGGTTCGTACTGTGGCCGCTCGACGATCTGGCTCGGCGCCGCTGCCCGGACGGCGGGGACGCACCTGTTCGCCGTCGACCACCATCGCGGCTCCGAGGAGAACCAGGCCGGCTGGGAACACCACGACACCGAGGTCGTCGACGCGGGCGTCGGCAAGATGGACACGCTGCCGTTCTTCCGTCGGGCGATCCACGACGCCGGCCTCGAAGACGCCGTGATCGGCGTCGTCGGGGCCTCGCCGAGCGTCGCCCGGCATTGGACGACGCCGATCGGTTTCCTGTTCATCGACGGCGGCCACGGCGACGAGCCGGCCCGTCTCGACTACGAGGGCTGGGCGCACCTCGTCGCGCCCGGTGGCACGCTCGCCATCCACGATGTGTTCCCCGACCCTGCCGACGGTGGTCGACCGCCGTACGAGCAGATCTACCTCCCGGCCATGGCGAGTGGCCGCTTCGACGAGATGTCGGTGACGGGCTCGCTTCGCGTGCTGCGACGTCGCTGA
- a CDS encoding acyl-CoA thioesterase: MSQALDELIELLDLEAIEVNIFRGTQPDEDRQRVFGGQVAGQALVAASRTVEADRHVHSLHAYFLRPGDPTVPILYEVDRLRDGRSFTTRRVVAIQHGRPIFNLQASFHTVEDGLDYHLPMPSGVTAPEELPTYQERLEPYRERVGAWLDRPRPIDTRYAPPDHAFEPGLQTDGQLVWMRADGSLPDDPVLHACIVTYASDMTLLDTALRPSGKSSFTDDLMMASLDHAMWFHRPFRADDWLLYQQRAISASSARGLADGSIYTADGTLVVSVVQEGLIRVID, encoded by the coding sequence ATGTCCCAGGCCCTCGACGAACTGATCGAACTGCTCGACCTCGAAGCGATCGAGGTCAACATCTTCCGCGGGACGCAGCCCGACGAGGATCGCCAGCGGGTCTTCGGCGGCCAGGTCGCCGGCCAGGCGCTCGTCGCGGCGTCCCGCACGGTCGAGGCCGACCGTCACGTCCACTCGCTGCACGCCTACTTCCTCCGGCCGGGCGACCCGACCGTGCCGATCCTGTACGAGGTCGATCGGCTGCGTGACGGTCGGAGCTTCACCACACGACGCGTCGTGGCGATCCAGCACGGACGACCGATCTTCAACCTGCAGGCGAGCTTCCACACGGTCGAGGACGGGCTCGACTACCACCTGCCGATGCCGAGCGGTGTCACCGCACCCGAGGAGCTCCCCACCTATCAGGAGCGACTCGAGCCGTATCGCGAGCGGGTCGGAGCGTGGCTCGACCGGCCCCGGCCGATCGACACGCGGTACGCCCCGCCCGATCACGCATTCGAGCCCGGCCTACAGACCGATGGTCAGTTGGTGTGGATGCGTGCCGACGGCAGCCTGCCCGACGACCCGGTGCTGCACGCCTGCATCGTCACCTACGCGAGCGACATGACGCTGCTCGACACGGCGTTGCGCCCGTCGGGCAAGTCGTCGTTCACCGACGACCTGATGATGGCGAGCCTCGACCATGCCATGTGGTTCCACCGCCCGTTCCGAGCCGATGACTGGCTGCTCTACCAGCAGCGAGCAATCTCGGCCTCGTCGGCGCGCGGCCTGGCGGATGGGTCGATCTACACCGCAGACGGCACTCTCGTCGTGTCGGTCGTGCAAGAGGGTCTGATCCGGGTGATCGACTGA
- a CDS encoding MFS transporter — protein MPFAPVRVVQTLRPDIPAGVFAATAVSTVVFAATPFLIPAIAGDRDLSVGLVGIVSTAQLAGFMLASSLAPRFLRPRRRVMTIAIVLGVLANLLSAVAPVFAFLVGTRFVSGVSLGLIAWIAWAEVFGDNERVGDVAVIGPLVGTIASPIIAIVVDEAGPDWMFVVLAGLYLVPAVFVRSMHLEASKRERGERHRPTRAAFAILVALGTLTLGGSATFVFAGAIGTEIVGLPAFTVSLVFAANALAGLPSARFRGDRRLAGLWLTLTGLAAVTIGAVHVPVAFWSAMIVWGFAFWMGVPGAFSLLAERSRFPDERAGDAQAVMALGRVVGPLIGGVLYEISPTMLGFGAGGVIIAAAVLLVYVEWRIHPEVLGETLGRRSA, from the coding sequence ATGCCGTTCGCACCGGTTCGCGTCGTCCAGACGCTGCGTCCCGACATTCCCGCCGGCGTCTTCGCGGCCACGGCGGTCAGCACGGTCGTGTTCGCCGCCACGCCGTTCCTGATCCCGGCCATCGCCGGCGATCGCGATTTGAGCGTCGGCCTCGTCGGCATCGTGTCGACCGCGCAGCTGGCCGGGTTCATGCTCGCGTCGTCGCTCGCTCCACGTTTCCTCCGACCACGACGTCGTGTCATGACCATCGCGATCGTGCTCGGTGTGCTCGCCAACCTCTTGTCGGCCGTGGCACCGGTGTTCGCCTTCCTGGTCGGCACGCGGTTCGTGAGCGGCGTCTCGCTGGGGCTGATCGCCTGGATCGCCTGGGCCGAGGTGTTCGGCGACAATGAGCGCGTCGGCGACGTCGCGGTGATCGGCCCGCTGGTCGGCACGATCGCGTCCCCGATCATCGCGATCGTCGTCGACGAGGCAGGGCCCGACTGGATGTTCGTGGTGCTCGCCGGGCTCTACCTCGTACCGGCGGTCTTCGTGCGGTCGATGCATCTCGAGGCGTCGAAGCGCGAACGGGGCGAACGGCACCGACCGACCCGGGCGGCGTTCGCCATCCTCGTCGCCCTCGGCACGCTGACCCTCGGTGGTTCGGCCACGTTCGTCTTCGCCGGCGCGATCGGAACCGAGATCGTCGGGTTGCCGGCATTCACGGTGTCGCTCGTCTTCGCCGCGAACGCGCTCGCCGGGCTCCCGTCCGCACGGTTCCGCGGCGACCGACGGCTGGCCGGCCTCTGGCTCACCCTCACCGGGCTCGCCGCCGTGACGATCGGCGCTGTGCACGTGCCGGTGGCGTTCTGGTCGGCGATGATCGTCTGGGGATTCGCCTTCTGGATGGGCGTGCCCGGTGCGTTCTCGCTCCTCGCCGAGCGGTCGAGGTTCCCCGACGAACGCGCCGGCGACGCGCAAGCCGTCATGGCGCTCGGCCGGGTCGTCGGCCCGTTGATCGGCGGCGTGCTGTACGAGATCTCACCGACGATGCTGGGGTTCGGGGCCGGCGGCGTCATCATCGCCGCCGCCGTGCTGCTCGTCTATGTCGAGTGGAGGATCCACCCCGAGGTGTTGGGCGAGACGCTCGGCCGCCGGTCGGCCTGA
- a CDS encoding lysophospholipid acyltransferase family protein, producing the protein MLSRTLWSVWTWFVLVVAIIVITPLVAIIRLVTMPFDPGAYRAGRMFRQIGVVMEKLSPLWTFTVSGTVPDDPRRPYVVVANHESFVDILLLCHVPMETKWMSKSDFFKFPLVGWCMRMVGDIRLDRDDKKSGIAALKQSRDRLDKKVSVMIFPEGTRSKSGELQEFKTGAARLAVQAGVPILPIAVIGTRDALIKHDWRFGRSHAEARVLPPIETDGMTKHDVDELTRRTRDAIAAALDDMRDERGLPPLDAAAS; encoded by the coding sequence ATGCTCTCGAGAACACTGTGGTCGGTTTGGACGTGGTTCGTACTCGTGGTCGCGATCATCGTGATCACGCCGCTGGTCGCGATCATCCGTCTGGTCACGATGCCGTTCGACCCCGGCGCCTACCGCGCCGGCCGGATGTTCCGCCAGATCGGCGTCGTCATGGAGAAGCTGAGCCCGCTGTGGACGTTCACGGTGTCGGGCACGGTCCCCGACGACCCGCGTCGCCCCTACGTCGTCGTGGCGAACCACGAGAGCTTCGTCGACATCCTGCTGCTGTGTCACGTGCCGATGGAGACCAAGTGGATGTCGAAGAGCGACTTCTTCAAGTTCCCGCTCGTCGGCTGGTGCATGCGGATGGTGGGAGACATCCGGCTCGACCGCGACGACAAGAAGTCGGGCATCGCCGCGCTCAAGCAGAGCCGGGACCGTCTCGACAAGAAGGTCTCGGTGATGATCTTCCCCGAGGGCACCCGGTCGAAGTCCGGCGAGCTGCAGGAGTTCAAGACGGGCGCCGCCCGCCTGGCGGTGCAGGCCGGCGTCCCGATCCTGCCGATCGCCGTCATCGGTACCCGCGACGCCCTCATCAAGCACGACTGGCGATTCGGCCGCAGCCACGCCGAGGCACGGGTGCTGCCTCCCATCGAGACCGACGGGATGACCAAGCACGACGTCGACGAACTCACCCGTCGAACGCGCGACGCGATCGCTGCAGCCCTCGACGACATGCGTGACGAGCGCGGGCTCCCGCCGCTCGACGCCGCCGCGAGCTGA
- a CDS encoding molybdenum cofactor biosynthesis protein MoaE, protein MLPPDSGDEWLGLTDAALPIGAIYDWCVRPDCGAVVLFSGTVRDHAADADGVERQDVQYLEYEAYDEMVVPKLAEIAAETRARWPEVGRIAMIHRVGRLELGESSVVCAVSAPHRPQSFEAARFTIDALKVAVPVWKREVWPDGSDWGTNAADLVDVADVSVSASSEVDT, encoded by the coding sequence GTGCTCCCACCGGACAGCGGCGACGAATGGCTCGGACTCACCGACGCCGCCCTGCCGATCGGCGCCATCTACGACTGGTGTGTCAGGCCGGATTGCGGTGCCGTGGTGCTCTTCAGTGGCACCGTCCGTGATCACGCGGCCGATGCGGATGGTGTGGAGCGACAAGACGTTCAATACCTCGAATACGAGGCTTACGACGAGATGGTCGTCCCGAAGCTCGCGGAGATCGCTGCGGAAACGCGCGCCCGCTGGCCCGAGGTCGGCCGCATCGCGATGATTCACCGTGTGGGCCGCCTCGAGCTCGGAGAGAGCTCGGTGGTCTGCGCTGTGTCCGCCCCACACCGACCGCAGTCTTTCGAGGCAGCGCGGTTCACGATCGACGCCCTCAAGGTGGCGGTCCCGGTGTGGAAGCGCGAAGTGTGGCCGGACGGCTCCGACTGGGGCACCAACGCTGCTGATCTCGTCGACGTCGCCGATGTATCCGTTTCGGCGTCGTCGGAGGTCGATACATGA
- a CDS encoding RNB domain-containing ribonuclease, whose protein sequence is MRLVDGAREMMIDGLDRIRQECGIPTSFPPEVLDAAAAAAARTPGAEHRDRTGERFVTLDPASSTDLDQAFAIEQAGDDVILHYAIADVGWFVRSGDALDREAFERAVTVYLPDERATLYPTVLSEGAASLLPDVDRPAVVFAVRVAPDGTPRLDGVERALIRNQAKLAYDTVTPADLPDGFAELHRRIQIAEAARGAPRVEFPEQEIARADSRLRLHFRPRLESEEQNAALSLATNMAVGEALFAAGTGLFRVMPDVDERRHRQLRNSARAFGLDWPASTPLDAFERSLPRDDPRTSAFLIAVRRAAGGASYAPFEPGVRPWHSAVAATYAQATAPLRRLQDRYVVEAALAVANGDPVPDEISQAFQELPAAMSQGDQRANRAERMALDLAEAVVLSGREGEIFDAVVIDESDRGVEVQIVEPAILVRLSAHRVDPGDEVRVRLESVDVERRSVAFQRVG, encoded by the coding sequence ATGCGGTTGGTGGATGGGGCTCGGGAGATGATGATCGACGGGCTCGACCGGATCCGTCAGGAGTGCGGCATCCCGACGTCGTTCCCGCCCGAGGTGCTCGACGCCGCTGCCGCCGCTGCTGCCCGAACGCCCGGTGCCGAACATCGCGACCGGACGGGGGAGCGGTTCGTCACGCTCGATCCGGCCTCGTCGACCGATCTCGACCAAGCCTTCGCGATCGAGCAGGCCGGCGACGATGTCATCCTGCACTACGCAATCGCCGACGTCGGATGGTTCGTCCGCTCCGGCGACGCCCTCGATCGCGAGGCGTTCGAGCGAGCGGTCACCGTGTACCTCCCCGACGAGCGGGCCACGCTGTACCCGACGGTGCTCTCCGAGGGGGCGGCGAGCCTCTTGCCCGACGTCGATCGACCCGCCGTCGTCTTCGCCGTCCGGGTCGCGCCCGACGGCACGCCCCGCCTCGATGGCGTCGAACGAGCCCTCATCCGCAACCAGGCCAAGCTCGCCTACGACACCGTCACCCCGGCCGACCTCCCCGACGGATTCGCCGAGCTCCATCGGCGGATCCAGATCGCCGAGGCGGCTCGCGGCGCACCGCGTGTCGAGTTCCCCGAGCAGGAGATCGCTCGGGCCGACAGCCGGCTCCGATTGCATTTCCGCCCCCGGCTCGAGTCGGAGGAGCAGAACGCAGCGCTCTCGCTCGCGACCAACATGGCCGTCGGCGAAGCGTTGTTCGCGGCAGGCACCGGGCTGTTCCGCGTCATGCCCGATGTCGACGAACGGCGGCACCGCCAGCTCCGCAACTCGGCGCGAGCGTTCGGACTCGACTGGCCGGCGTCGACGCCGCTCGACGCGTTCGAGCGGTCGCTGCCGCGTGACGATCCGCGCACGTCGGCGTTCCTCATCGCCGTCCGGCGGGCGGCCGGTGGTGCCTCGTACGCCCCGTTCGAACCCGGTGTCCGGCCGTGGCACTCCGCCGTCGCCGCCACCTACGCCCAGGCCACCGCACCCCTCCGCCGGCTCCAGGACCGGTACGTCGTCGAGGCCGCGTTGGCCGTGGCGAACGGTGACCCGGTTCCCGACGAGATCTCGCAGGCGTTCCAGGAACTCCCGGCGGCGATGTCGCAGGGCGACCAGCGAGCGAACCGGGCCGAACGGATGGCGCTCGACCTCGCCGAGGCCGTGGTGCTGTCGGGCCGAGAAGGCGAGATCTTCGACGCCGTCGTGATCGACGAGTCCGATCGTGGGGTCGAGGTCCAGATCGTCGAGCCCGCGATCCTGGTGCGGCTGTCGGCGCACCGTGTCGATCCTGGTGACGAGGTGCGGGTTCGGCTCGAGTCGGTCGACGTCGAGCGACGCTCCGTGGCGTTCCAACGCGTCGGCTGA
- a CDS encoding prenyltransferase, with product MSRIPDLPGVISSDEIVASAEHLAGLQTDSGMIPWWPGGHCDAWNHVESAMALDVAGLHREAERAYEWLADIQRPDGSWHNYYLPDGDRDMAVEDDKVDTNVVAYIATGVWHHWKCTSDRSFVDNLWPTVERALDHVLSLRKDDGLVLWAVEADGTRRWDYALLTGSSSIQHALRCGAAVGLATGSPRPDWVDAADRMCSLIANEPLAFQPKTRWAMDWYYPVLTGAIEGEAAKIRLADGWPTFSMEGLGIRCVSDEPWITASETAEASLAYASIGEFATATDLLRWTRSHRCPDGSYLTGLVYPDKVVFPEGETSSYTAAAVVLAADAIAGASPGSDLFVRSSLRPS from the coding sequence ATGAGTCGCATCCCCGACCTGCCCGGCGTCATCTCGAGCGACGAGATCGTCGCATCGGCGGAGCACCTGGCAGGTCTGCAGACCGACAGCGGCATGATCCCGTGGTGGCCGGGCGGTCACTGCGACGCGTGGAACCACGTCGAGTCGGCGATGGCACTCGACGTGGCCGGCCTGCATCGTGAAGCGGAGCGGGCGTACGAGTGGCTCGCCGACATCCAGCGCCCCGACGGCAGCTGGCACAACTACTACCTGCCCGACGGCGACCGCGACATGGCGGTCGAGGACGACAAGGTCGACACGAACGTCGTCGCGTACATCGCAACCGGCGTGTGGCACCACTGGAAGTGCACCAGCGACCGCAGCTTCGTCGACAATCTGTGGCCGACCGTCGAGCGGGCGCTCGACCACGTCCTGTCCCTCCGCAAGGACGACGGACTCGTCCTCTGGGCGGTCGAGGCGGACGGCACCCGCCGCTGGGACTACGCACTGCTCACCGGCTCGTCGTCGATCCAGCACGCGCTCCGCTGTGGCGCCGCCGTCGGTCTGGCGACCGGCTCGCCCCGACCCGACTGGGTCGACGCCGCCGACCGCATGTGCTCACTGATCGCGAACGAACCGCTGGCCTTCCAGCCGAAGACCCGTTGGGCGATGGACTGGTACTACCCCGTCCTCACCGGTGCGATCGAGGGTGAGGCGGCCAAGATCCGCCTCGCCGACGGCTGGCCGACGTTCTCGATGGAAGGACTGGGCATCCGGTGCGTCAGCGACGAGCCGTGGATCACGGCGTCGGAGACCGCCGAGGCATCGCTCGCCTACGCGTCGATCGGTGAGTTCGCGACGGCGACCGATCTGCTCCGCTGGACCCGGTCACATCGCTGCCCCGACGGCAGCTACCTCACCGGTCTCGTCTACCCCGACAAGGTCGTGTTCCCCGAGGGCGAGACCAGTTCGTACACGGCGGCCGCCGTCGTCCTCGCTGCCGACGCGATCGCCGGCGCGAGTCCGGGCAGCGACCTGTTCGTCCGGTCGTCGCTGCGCCCGTCCTGA
- a CDS encoding LacI family DNA-binding transcriptional regulator, with product MGRVTLQTIADQVGVSRMTVSNAFSRPDQLSTELRETILSKAAELGYAGPDPTARSLARGKAGTVGVLFTDTFSYAFEDEVAAGFVGAIAAELAPTGSAITLLTSDTTAAFVPARDLALDGAVLYACVDDSEAIDWLIRRQLPIVFVDHRPRSGYDSVNIDDREGARLAAQHLIDLGHERLAVFTTSYGDEVGVVDDPFGATHVVSEQRLLGWFDAIHGAGLEAPVVQAPKHGEHSAAIGAILALDPRPTGIVCFSDVAAAAVIRGALEAGLDVPGDLSVVGFDGTQLAAYAQPSITTIRQDVAAKGRAAATLLGERMAGSTRRAKRVVLPVELVVGDSTASPNAD from the coding sequence ATGGGCCGCGTGACGCTCCAGACGATCGCCGATCAGGTGGGCGTCAGCCGGATGACGGTGTCGAACGCGTTCTCGCGTCCCGACCAGTTGTCGACCGAGCTGCGCGAGACGATCCTCTCGAAGGCCGCCGAGCTCGGCTACGCCGGACCCGACCCGACCGCACGGTCGCTGGCGCGGGGCAAGGCGGGCACGGTGGGCGTGTTGTTCACCGACACCTTCTCGTACGCGTTCGAGGACGAAGTCGCCGCGGGCTTCGTCGGTGCGATCGCAGCCGAGTTGGCGCCGACGGGGTCGGCGATCACCTTGCTCACGTCCGACACGACCGCGGCGTTCGTTCCGGCCAGAGACCTCGCGCTCGACGGCGCCGTGCTGTATGCCTGCGTCGACGACAGCGAAGCCATCGATTGGTTGATCCGCCGACAGTTGCCGATCGTCTTCGTCGACCACCGACCCCGTTCGGGCTACGACAGTGTGAACATCGACGACCGCGAGGGGGCCCGCCTCGCTGCGCAGCATCTCATCGATCTGGGGCACGAACGCCTCGCCGTGTTCACCACGTCGTACGGCGACGAGGTGGGGGTGGTCGACGACCCGTTCGGCGCCACCCACGTCGTCAGCGAACAGCGGCTCCTCGGGTGGTTCGACGCCATTCACGGTGCCGGGCTCGAGGCGCCGGTCGTGCAGGCTCCGAAGCACGGCGAGCACAGCGCTGCGATCGGCGCCATCCTGGCGCTCGATCCGCGCCCGACCGGGATCGTGTGTTTCTCCGATGTCGCCGCCGCAGCGGTCATCCGAGGAGCCCTGGAGGCCGGACTCGACGTGCCGGGCGATCTGTCGGTCGTCGGATTCGACGGAACCCAGCTCGCCGCCTATGCCCAGCCGAGTATCACGACGATCCGCCAGGACGTCGCCGCAAAGGGCCGCGCTGCCGCCACCCTGTTGGGCGAGCGGATGGCCGGCTCGACCCGGCGAGCGAAGCGGGTCGTCCTCCCGGTCGAGCTGGTCGTCGGCGACTCGACCGCGTCCCCGAACGCCGATTAG